A genomic stretch from Setaria viridis chromosome 1, Setaria_viridis_v4.0, whole genome shotgun sequence includes:
- the LOC117845538 gene encoding cytochrome P450 87A3 isoform X1 — translation MEALVCVALWAVTLAMVMTFIMWAYRWSHPKANGRLPPGSLGLPLLGETLQFFAPNPTCDVSPFVKERLGRYGNIFKTSIVGRSVVVSADPDLNYFVFQQEGKLFESWYPDTFTEIFGRDNVGSLHGFMYKYLKTLVLRLYGQENLRAVLLAETDRACHASLSSWARRPSVELKDAISTMIFDLTAKKLISYEPSKSSENLRKNFVAFIRGLISFPVDIPGTAYHECMQGRKNAMKVLKKMMRERIADKGRQSEDFFDVLIEELRREKPVMTEAIALDLMFVLLFASFETTALALTLGVKLLTENPRVLQALTEEHEAIVSNRKDRDAELTWADYKSMTFTSQVILEIVRLANIVPGIFRKALQDIEFKGYTIPAGWGVMVCPPAVHLSPEIYDDPLAFNPWRWQDKAEITGGTKHFMAFGGGLRFCVGTDLSKVLMATFIHCLVTKYSWRTIKGGNIVRTPGLSFPDGFHVQLFPKS, via the exons atggaggcacTGGTCTGTGTGGCACTATGGGCTGTGACCTTGGCCATGGTGATGACTTTCATCATGTGGGCATACAGGTGGAGCCATCCGAAAGCCAACGGCCGGCTGCCTCCGGGCTCCCTCGGCCTCCCCCTTCTCGGGGAGACCTTGCAGTTCTTCGCGCCGAACCCTACCTGTGACGTCTCCCCATTCGTGAAGGAGAGACTGGGCAG GTACGGAAACATCTTCAAGACGAGCATCGTCGGGCGGTCGGTGGTGGTGTCCGCGGACCCGGACCTCAATTACTTCGTGTTCCAGCAGGAGGGGAAGCTGTTCGAGAGCTGGTACCCGGACACCTTCACTGAGATCTTCGGCCGCGACAATGTCGGCTCCCTGCACGGCTTCATGTACAAGTACCTCAAGACCCTCGTGCTCCGGCTCTACGGACAGGAGAACCTCAGGGCCGTGCTCCTCGCCGAGACCGACCGCGCCTGCCATGCCAGTCTCTCGTCATGGGCGAGACGCCCCAGCGTCGAGCTCAAGGACGCCATTTCCACC ATGATATTCGATCTCACCGCGAAGAAGCTGATCAGCTACGAGCCGTCGAAGTCGTCCGAGAATCTGAGGAAGAACTTCGTGGCCTTCATTCGCGGGCTCATCTCCTTCCCGGTGGACATTCCCGGCACAGCCTACCATGAGTGCATGCAG GGGAGGAAGAACGCCATGAAGGTGCTCAAGAAGATGATGAGGGAGCGTATAGCGGACAAGGGTAGGCAGAGCGAGGACTTCTTCGACGTCCTGATCGAGGAGCTGAGGAGGGAGAAGCCCGTCATGACGGAGGCCATCGCGCTCGACCTCATGTTCGTGCTCCTCTTCGCCAGCTTCGAGACGACGGCACTGGCACTCACGCTGGGCGTCAAGCTCCTGACCGAGAACCCCAGGGTGCTTCAGGCACTAACG GAGGAGCATGAGGCGATTGTCAGCAACAGGAAGGACAGGGATGCCGAACTCACGTGGGCCGATTACAAGTCCATGACCTTCACATCTCAG GTTATACTAGAGATAGTACGATTGGCAAACATTGTGCCAGGGATCTTTCGGAAGGCCTTGCAAGACATTGAGTTCAAAG GCTACACCATTCCGGCAGGCTGGGGAGTGATGGTGTGTCCTCCCGCTGTGCACTTAAGCCCTGAAATCTATGATGATCCATTGGCGTTTAATCCTTGGAGGTGGCAG GACAAGGCGGAAATCACCGGCGGAACGAAGCATTTCATGGCCTTCGGTGGGGGTCTCCGGTTCTGCGTGGGCACCGATCTCAGCAAGGTCTTGATGGCAACCTTCATCCACTGCCTGGTTACAAAATACAG TTGGAGGACCATAAAAGGAGGGAACATAGTCCGTACCCCGGGCCTCAGTTTCCCTGATGGATTTCATGTTCAGCTCTTCCCTAAGAGCTGA
- the LOC117866617 gene encoding dof zinc finger protein 2 isoform X1 encodes MDAAQWHQGLGLGKPMEEMLMAGNTNPNQNPNPPPAAPSAAPAAQRAPGAPAAAPPAPAAAGAGAGTERRARPQKEKALNCPRCNSTNTKFCYYNNYSLQQPRYFCKTCRRYWTEGGSLRNVPVGGGSRKNKRSSSAVSSAATAAASTSAAVSGTIPVGLAAKHPKLMHEGAHDLNLAFPHHNGRGLHPPEFSAFPSLESSSVCNPGATMAGNGAAGRGVGALSAMELLRSTGCYVPLQHVQLGMPAEYAAAGFALGDFRMPPPPHSQSVLGFSLDTHGTGGVGGAGGYSAGLGVQESAAGRLLFPFEDLKPAVSAAGGANNNGADQYEHSKDQAGDGSGASGVTTGGHETPGFWSNSIIGNGSSNGGGGPW; translated from the exons ATGGATGCGGCGCAGTGGCACCAG GGGCTAGGGCTAGGGAAGCCCATGGAGGAGATGCTCATGGCTGGAAACACAAATCCTAACCAGAACCCGAATCCCCCGCCGGCTGCTCCCTCAGCGGCACCAGCCGCCCAGAGGGCTCCTGGCGCTCCGGCAGCAGCCCCGCCagcgcccgcggccgcgggggctGGCGCCGGCAcggagcggcgggcgcggccgcagAAGGAGAAGGCGCTCAACTGCCCGCGGTGCAACTCCACCAATACCAAGTTCTGCTACTACAACAACTACAGCCTGCAGCAGCCGCGCTACTTCTGCAAGACGTGCCGCCGCTACTGGACCGAGGGCGGCTCGCTCCGCAACGTCCCCGTGGGCGGCGGCTCCAGGAAGAACAAGCGCTCGTCCTCGGCCGTGTCGTCCGCGgccacagccgccgcctccacctccgcggcGGTGTCCGGCACGATCCCCGTGGGGCtcgcagccaaacaccccaagctGATGCACGAGGGCGCTCACGACCTCAACCTGGCGTTCCCGCACCACAACGGCCGCGGCCTGCACCCGCCGGAGTTCTCGGCGTTCCCGAGCCTGGAGAGCAGCAGCGTGTGCAACCCCGGGGCGACCATGGCGGGAAACGGCGCCGCCGGCAGGGGTGTAGGCGCGCTCTCGGCGAtggagctgctgaggagcaCCGGCTGCTACGTGCCGCTGCAGCATGTTCAGCTAGGGATGCCGGCCGAGTACGCGGCCGCGGGATTCGCTCTCGGCGACTTCCGcatgcccccgccgccgcactcCCAGAGCGTGCTTGGGTTCTCGCTGGACACGCACGGCAcgggcggcgttggcggcgctGGGGGTTACAGCGCCGGGCTAGGAGTGCAGGAGAGCGCGGCCGGCAGGTTGCTCTTCCCTTTCGAGGACCTGAAGCCGGCGGTGAGCGCAGCTGGGGGCGCAAACAACAATGGAGCCGATCAGTACGAGCACAGCAAAGATCAAGCAGGCGACGGCAGCGGGGCCAGCGGCGTCACCACCGGTGGCCACGAGACCCCAGGATTCTGGAGCAATAGCATCATCGGGAACggcagcagcaatggcggcggcggcccttgGTAA
- the LOC117866604 gene encoding uncharacterized protein, with protein MAKLYVQTFPPADLNKNTEWFMYPGVWTTYILILFFSWLLVLSVFGCTPGTAWTVVNLFHFAITYHFFHWKKGTPFADDQGMYNALTWWEQMDNGKQLTRNRKFLIVVPVVLYLIALHTTDYQQPMLFLNTLAVSVLVVAKLPNMHKVRIFGINAEN; from the exons ATGGCGAAGCTGTACGTGCAGACGTTCCCGCCCGCGGATCTGAACAAGAACACCGAGTGGTTCATGTACCCGGGCGTCTGGACGACCTacatcctcatcctcttcttctcctggCTCCTCGTCCTCTCCGTCTTCGGCTGCACCCCCGGCACGGCCTGGACCGTCGTCAACCTCTTCCACTTCGCG ATCACATACCATTTTTTCCATTGGAagaaaggaacaccttttgctGATGACCAGGGAATGTACAATGCATTGACTTGGTGGGAACAAATGGACAATGGCAAGCAGCTTACTCGTAACAGGAAGTTCCTCATTGTCGTTCCTGTAGTCCT GTATTTGATAGCTTTGCACACCACGGACTACCAACAACCTATGCTCTTCCTCAATACCCTTGCGGTTAGCGTGCTTGTGGTCGCCAAACTACCGAATATGCACAAGGTCCGGATTTTCGGAATAAATGCTGAGAACTAA
- the LOC117866617 gene encoding dof zinc finger protein 2 isoform X2: MEEMLMAGNTNPNQNPNPPPAAPSAAPAAQRAPGAPAAAPPAPAAAGAGAGTERRARPQKEKALNCPRCNSTNTKFCYYNNYSLQQPRYFCKTCRRYWTEGGSLRNVPVGGGSRKNKRSSSAVSSAATAAASTSAAVSGTIPVGLAAKHPKLMHEGAHDLNLAFPHHNGRGLHPPEFSAFPSLESSSVCNPGATMAGNGAAGRGVGALSAMELLRSTGCYVPLQHVQLGMPAEYAAAGFALGDFRMPPPPHSQSVLGFSLDTHGTGGVGGAGGYSAGLGVQESAAGRLLFPFEDLKPAVSAAGGANNNGADQYEHSKDQAGDGSGASGVTTGGHETPGFWSNSIIGNGSSNGGGGPW, encoded by the coding sequence ATGGAGGAGATGCTCATGGCTGGAAACACAAATCCTAACCAGAACCCGAATCCCCCGCCGGCTGCTCCCTCAGCGGCACCAGCCGCCCAGAGGGCTCCTGGCGCTCCGGCAGCAGCCCCGCCagcgcccgcggccgcgggggctGGCGCCGGCAcggagcggcgggcgcggccgcagAAGGAGAAGGCGCTCAACTGCCCGCGGTGCAACTCCACCAATACCAAGTTCTGCTACTACAACAACTACAGCCTGCAGCAGCCGCGCTACTTCTGCAAGACGTGCCGCCGCTACTGGACCGAGGGCGGCTCGCTCCGCAACGTCCCCGTGGGCGGCGGCTCCAGGAAGAACAAGCGCTCGTCCTCGGCCGTGTCGTCCGCGgccacagccgccgcctccacctccgcggcGGTGTCCGGCACGATCCCCGTGGGGCtcgcagccaaacaccccaagctGATGCACGAGGGCGCTCACGACCTCAACCTGGCGTTCCCGCACCACAACGGCCGCGGCCTGCACCCGCCGGAGTTCTCGGCGTTCCCGAGCCTGGAGAGCAGCAGCGTGTGCAACCCCGGGGCGACCATGGCGGGAAACGGCGCCGCCGGCAGGGGTGTAGGCGCGCTCTCGGCGAtggagctgctgaggagcaCCGGCTGCTACGTGCCGCTGCAGCATGTTCAGCTAGGGATGCCGGCCGAGTACGCGGCCGCGGGATTCGCTCTCGGCGACTTCCGcatgcccccgccgccgcactcCCAGAGCGTGCTTGGGTTCTCGCTGGACACGCACGGCAcgggcggcgttggcggcgctGGGGGTTACAGCGCCGGGCTAGGAGTGCAGGAGAGCGCGGCCGGCAGGTTGCTCTTCCCTTTCGAGGACCTGAAGCCGGCGGTGAGCGCAGCTGGGGGCGCAAACAACAATGGAGCCGATCAGTACGAGCACAGCAAAGATCAAGCAGGCGACGGCAGCGGGGCCAGCGGCGTCACCACCGGTGGCCACGAGACCCCAGGATTCTGGAGCAATAGCATCATCGGGAACggcagcagcaatggcggcggcggcccttgGTAA
- the LOC117845538 gene encoding cytochrome P450 87A3 isoform X2: protein MEALVCVALWAVTLAMVMTFIMWAYRWSHPKANGRLPPGSLGLPLLGETLQFFAPNPTCDVSPFVKERLGRYGNIFKTSIVGRSVVVSADPDLNYFVFQQEGKLFESWYPDTFTEIFGRDNVGSLHGFMYKYLKTLVLRLYGQENLRAVLLAETDRACHASLSSWARRPSVELKDAISTMIFDLTAKKLISYEPSKSSENLRKNFVAFIRGLISFPVDIPGTAYHECMQGRKNAMKVLKKMMRERIADKGRQSEDFFDVLIEELRREKPVMTEAIALDLMFVLLFASFETTALALTLGVKLLTENPRVLQALTEEHEAIVSNRKDRDAELTWADYKSMTFTSQVILEIVRLANIVPGIFRKALQDIEFKGYTIPAGWGVMVCPPAVHLSPEIYDDPLAFNPWRWQLAWKDIRRSQKEYKHMHGIAESPKLTSMHNWQPTAPITLEE from the exons atggaggcacTGGTCTGTGTGGCACTATGGGCTGTGACCTTGGCCATGGTGATGACTTTCATCATGTGGGCATACAGGTGGAGCCATCCGAAAGCCAACGGCCGGCTGCCTCCGGGCTCCCTCGGCCTCCCCCTTCTCGGGGAGACCTTGCAGTTCTTCGCGCCGAACCCTACCTGTGACGTCTCCCCATTCGTGAAGGAGAGACTGGGCAG GTACGGAAACATCTTCAAGACGAGCATCGTCGGGCGGTCGGTGGTGGTGTCCGCGGACCCGGACCTCAATTACTTCGTGTTCCAGCAGGAGGGGAAGCTGTTCGAGAGCTGGTACCCGGACACCTTCACTGAGATCTTCGGCCGCGACAATGTCGGCTCCCTGCACGGCTTCATGTACAAGTACCTCAAGACCCTCGTGCTCCGGCTCTACGGACAGGAGAACCTCAGGGCCGTGCTCCTCGCCGAGACCGACCGCGCCTGCCATGCCAGTCTCTCGTCATGGGCGAGACGCCCCAGCGTCGAGCTCAAGGACGCCATTTCCACC ATGATATTCGATCTCACCGCGAAGAAGCTGATCAGCTACGAGCCGTCGAAGTCGTCCGAGAATCTGAGGAAGAACTTCGTGGCCTTCATTCGCGGGCTCATCTCCTTCCCGGTGGACATTCCCGGCACAGCCTACCATGAGTGCATGCAG GGGAGGAAGAACGCCATGAAGGTGCTCAAGAAGATGATGAGGGAGCGTATAGCGGACAAGGGTAGGCAGAGCGAGGACTTCTTCGACGTCCTGATCGAGGAGCTGAGGAGGGAGAAGCCCGTCATGACGGAGGCCATCGCGCTCGACCTCATGTTCGTGCTCCTCTTCGCCAGCTTCGAGACGACGGCACTGGCACTCACGCTGGGCGTCAAGCTCCTGACCGAGAACCCCAGGGTGCTTCAGGCACTAACG GAGGAGCATGAGGCGATTGTCAGCAACAGGAAGGACAGGGATGCCGAACTCACGTGGGCCGATTACAAGTCCATGACCTTCACATCTCAG GTTATACTAGAGATAGTACGATTGGCAAACATTGTGCCAGGGATCTTTCGGAAGGCCTTGCAAGACATTGAGTTCAAAG GCTACACCATTCCGGCAGGCTGGGGAGTGATGGTGTGTCCTCCCGCTGTGCACTTAAGCCCTGAAATCTATGATGATCCATTGGCGTTTAATCCTTGGAGGTGGCAG CTTGCTTGGAAGGATATAAGAAGATCCCAGAAAGAGTATAAACACATGCATGGTATAGCCGAAAGTCCTAAACTCACTAGCATGCATAATTGGCAACCAACTGCACCAATCACCTTGGAGGAGTGA
- the LOC117838932 gene encoding uncharacterized protein isoform X1 codes for MDDLAALARGEGWTEERHAAFLDRMELSFVRQELAGSDVRQASRRLGRRPAPQASAPLPLDRPLPDSAVESNRSGPAAARRRAANDNDARRPVDPAAAGFSRNS; via the exons ATGGACGACCTGGCAGCGCTGGCGCGCGGCGAGGGGTGGACGGAGGAGCGGCACGCCGCGTTCCTCGACCGCATGGAGCTCTCCTTCGTCCGGCAGGAGCTCGCCGGCAGCGACGTGCGCCAGGCGTCCCGCAGGCtgggccgccgccccgcgccgcagGCCTCGGCTCCGCTCCCGCTCGACCGGCCCCTGCCCGACAGCGCCGTGGAGTCCAACCggtcggggccggcggcggcccggcgacGCGCGGCCAACGACAACGACGCGCGCCGGCCCGTGGATCCAGCCGCCGCAG GTTTTTCACGAAACTCCTGA
- the LOC117838932 gene encoding uncharacterized protein isoform X2 — protein MDDLAALARGEGWTEERHAAFLDRMELSFVRQELAGSDVRQASRRLGRRPAPQASAPLPLDRPLPDSAVESNRSGPAAARRRAANDNDARRPVDPAAAGW, from the coding sequence ATGGACGACCTGGCAGCGCTGGCGCGCGGCGAGGGGTGGACGGAGGAGCGGCACGCCGCGTTCCTCGACCGCATGGAGCTCTCCTTCGTCCGGCAGGAGCTCGCCGGCAGCGACGTGCGCCAGGCGTCCCGCAGGCtgggccgccgccccgcgccgcagGCCTCGGCTCCGCTCCCGCTCGACCGGCCCCTGCCCGACAGCGCCGTGGAGTCCAACCggtcggggccggcggcggcccggcgacGCGCGGCCAACGACAACGACGCGCGCCGGCCCGTGGATCCAGCCGCCGCAGGTTGGTGA
- the LOC117866596 gene encoding transcription factor bHLH157: MAGALGALCRAGGWSYAAIWRSDRRDPRLLTIGECHCEDEARKVMEKMVNQVHVVGEGVIGRALISGEYQWICDDIPFSLSQISDADNLGLFQGYTWWQHQFLSGIKTIAVVPIPAFGVAQFGSMQKVSESLEFLDQVKGAAFLTESISWHPSARDVQKDVFTYNPQFQLNSSSITEGLVSIKAEAENARLLEDTITVDSLKNFSIASSNHSLHSFNGFTSNESCSGLNPHIVAMPVNSKSINSVKVFQSDSNLRHSYTSENAQQIKSTRQPGFNLASAATSYSSLANLPRIEHELSSTPNKLRYCQQSEKSSSFLDSYTSIFSTDTELKSTLFDNDTPFVQSDVIQEVGTTGSTSYACELHELPNEIWGEATGATKQVKKRDNENNGLLEGTTFDPVMHDWWDDTALLAGNTSHFGATGMNSIAEQASSGPSSVEERGLFSETIFEELLGFDSNISPVMASTDPLAGSVSGCRLPRYNLQDSFSVCNAQEPALKLPSISCTSENVPIGASKATPVSLQNLSTDDCVSLNTANSKVSQVNNPEGVKVVKKRARPGESTRPRPKDRQQIQERVKELREIVPNSAKCSIDALLDRTIKHMLFLQSVTKYAEKIKQADEPKMISKDSSAVLNDNSSGVVLKDDPSAGINGGATWAYEVAGQTMVCPIIVEDLAPPGQMLVEMLCEERGFFLEIADTIRGFGLTILKGLMELRDGKIMARFLVEANKNVTRMDIFLSLVQLLQQNSLNRSSDQLTKVINNGVPSFAEHQQSPISIPVGLAGR, from the exons GCTGCTTACAATAGGAGAATGCCACTGTGAAGATGAAGCAAGAAAAGTGATGGAGAAGATGGTCAATCAAGTCCATGTTGTCGGAGAAGG CGTCATAGGAAGAGCTCTAATAAGTGGGGAGTACCAATGGATTTGTGATGATATCCCCTTCAGTTTGTCTCAGATAAGCGATGCAGATAACCTAGGTTTATTTCAG GGTTATACTTGGTGGCAACATCAGTTCCTAAGCGGAATAAAG ACTATTGCAGTAGTACCTATCCCGGCGTTTGGTGTGGCACAGTTCGGTTCCATGCAAAAG GTTTCTGAAAGCTTGGAGTTTCTGGATCAAGTTAAAGGTGCAGCTTTTCTGACGGAAAGTATTTCATGGCACCCTTCAGCCAGAGATGTTCAGAAAGATGTTTTCACGTACAATCCACAATTTCAACTTAATTCTTCAAGCATCACAGAGGGTCTTGTAAGTATTAAGGCTGAAGCTGAAAACGCAAGGCTCCTGGAGGACACAATAACTGTAGATTCTCTCAAGAACTTTTCGATTGCTTCAAGTAATCACTCCCTGCATTCTTTTAATGGTTTCACTTCCAATGAAAGTTGCAGTGGCCTGAATCCTCACATAGTGGCCATGCCAGTGAATTCCAAGTCAATAAACAGTGTTAAAGTCTTTCAAAGTGACAGCAATTTGCGGCACAGTTATACTTCAGAGAATGCACAGCAAATCAAATCCACTAGACAGCCTGGTTTTAATTTGGCAAGTGCAGCTACAAGTTATTCAAGTTTGGCCAATCTTCCGAGAATAGAGCATGAGCTGTCATCCACACCTAACAAGCTACGATACTGCCAACAAAGTGAAAAATCATCAAGCTTCCTGGATTCGTACACATCAATATTTTCTACAGATACTGAGCTGAAATCCACTTTATTTGACAATGACACCCCGTTTGTTCAAAGTGATGTGATCCAAGAGGTCGGTACTACTGGGTCTACTTCCTATGCTTGTGAGCTCCACGAATTACCAAATGAAATATGGGGAGAAGCTACAGGAGCAACAAAACAAGTTAAAAAACGAGACAATGAAAATAATGGCTTGCTTGAAGGCACAACATTTGATCCTGTCATGCATGATTGGTGGGATGACACTGCCCTACTAGCAGGAAACACTTCACATTTCGGTGCTACTGGCATGAACTCTATTGCAGAACAGGCAAGTAGTGGTCCATCATCAGTTGAAGAGAGGGGGTTGTTTTCAGAAACTATCTTTGAGGAGCTGCTTGGATTTGACAGCAATATTAGCCCAGTTATGGCTAGCACTGATCCATTAGCTGGCTCTGTCTCAGGCTGTCGATTGCCAAGGTACAACCTTCAAGATTCATTTTCAGTGTGCAATGCACAAGAACCAGCATTGAAACTCCCTTCCATTAGCTGTACATCTGAAAATGTTCCAATTGGAGCATCAAAGGCAACCCCAGTGTCACTGCAGAATTTGTCTACGGATGATTGTGTCAGTTTGAACACTGCAAATTCCAAGGTCAGCCAGGTAAATAATCCTGAAGGAGTGAAGGTTGTTAAAAAAAGAGCTAGGCCAGGTGAAAGCACGCGGCCAAGACCAAAGGACCGTCAGCAGATACAAGAGCGCGTCAAGGAGTTACGTGAGATAGTCCCAAATAGTGCAAAG TGTAGCATTGATGCTTTGTTGGACCGAACAATCAAGCATATGCTCTTTCTACAAAGTGTAACAAAGTATGCAGAAAAGATTAAGCAAGCTGATGAACCAAAG ATGATAAGCAAGGATAGTAGCGCTGTCTTGAACGATAACTCAAGTGGTGTTGTCCTGAAAGACGACCCAAGTGCTGGAATCAATGGAGGTGCCACATGGGCCTATGAGGTTGCAGGGCAGACTATGGTTTGCCCAATAATTGTTGAGGATCTTGCACCGCCTGGTCAGATGCTTGTCGAG ATGCTATGTGAGGAACGTGGATTTTTCCTAGAGATAGCAGACACCATACGTGGATTTGGACTGACAATCTTGAAGGGACTAATGGAACTTCGTGATGGCAAGATAATGGCTCGATTTCTTGTTGAG GCAAACAAGAACGTGACCAGGATGGATATATTTTTATCACTTGTTCAGTTACTGCAGCAGAATAGCCTCAATCGATCTTCGGATCAGCTAACCAAGGTCATTAACAATGGTGTTCCATCTTTTGCGGAGCATCAGCAATCTCCAATATCAATTCcagttggccttgccgggagaTAG